From a region of the Butyrivibrio sp. AE3004 genome:
- a CDS encoding class I SAM-dependent methyltransferase codes for MQEEVFIGNVKLNFKHYAGLDLYSDGPVEQEIFDIVRKHKKEEYPEIIEKKASWPVLYHLSELRSNIVEWIPMKGKEKVLEVGAGCGAITGMLSEKAGEVIACDLSRRRSEINATRNSECDNVTIHVGNFRDIEPDLPTDFDFIFLIGVFEYGQGYIGTENPYENFLSMLKKHLKKDGRIVIAIENRIGLKYFAGAAEDHLGGYFDGIEGYSKDSVARTFTRNGLIRIFKKCGMNDYHFYYPYPDYKLMTSLHSDRYLPAYGELQDNVRNFDRDRLLLFNEKRAYECLINDGMYAEFANSFEVILGPGFDTVYCKYSNDRADEFKIRTDIVVDKLGRKIIKKYPLTEAAEEHIFGMQDAYYALRERYRGGDLEVNDCQLDEKSRCAMFSYVNGIPLTALFDACLESDDMDSFNALFREYMRRVGYRPDYPVTDYDLIFSNILVNGPIWTIIDYEWTYGKCIPPKNIAFRALYSYMLEDRSRDKLDVKTLYEQINLTEEDIKALLSEEADFQKYVTGRRKSFVELWKMIGKTAIVPKELAGSSETARSAEDIQIYVDEGDGYSEDDSIFPDETYDDHNVVTLDIECNDNVQNIRIDPAFSCCIVTIKQVIWNGISVEEGETYISIHPNGTWISEDSIVFGTDDPNIEFGFMNDNIEKMRENHLKITLMTTLIPKETAITLEDSLRVTVDENVEEKGEFLQKIKKLLPK; via the coding sequence ATGCAGGAAGAAGTATTTATTGGGAATGTAAAACTGAATTTCAAGCATTATGCAGGGCTTGATCTGTATAGTGATGGTCCCGTTGAGCAGGAGATCTTCGATATTGTAAGAAAACATAAAAAAGAAGAGTATCCTGAGATTATTGAAAAGAAAGCAAGCTGGCCTGTTCTTTATCATCTTTCTGAACTCAGAAGCAATATTGTTGAGTGGATTCCCATGAAGGGAAAGGAGAAGGTTCTTGAGGTTGGTGCTGGTTGCGGTGCGATCACAGGCATGCTTTCGGAGAAGGCAGGTGAGGTTATTGCCTGCGACTTATCAAGACGCAGAAGTGAGATCAATGCCACCAGAAACTCTGAATGTGACAACGTTACAATTCATGTTGGTAACTTCAGGGATATAGAACCCGATCTTCCTACAGACTTTGATTTCATTTTCCTTATAGGTGTTTTTGAGTATGGGCAGGGATATATAGGGACAGAGAATCCTTATGAAAATTTTCTTTCAATGCTCAAAAAGCATCTCAAAAAGGATGGAAGAATAGTAATTGCCATCGAAAACAGAATTGGACTTAAATATTTTGCAGGTGCGGCTGAAGATCATTTGGGCGGCTACTTTGACGGCATAGAGGGCTATTCAAAGGACTCTGTAGCAAGAACTTTCACCAGAAACGGGCTTATCCGGATATTTAAGAAATGCGGAATGAATGATTATCATTTCTATTATCCCTACCCGGATTACAAATTGATGACATCACTTCATTCGGACAGATATCTTCCGGCATACGGCGAATTGCAGGATAATGTTCGGAATTTCGATAGAGACAGACTGCTGCTATTTAATGAAAAGCGTGCCTATGAATGTCTTATAAATGATGGGATGTATGCAGAATTTGCAAATTCCTTCGAGGTAATACTCGGACCTGGATTTGATACCGTATATTGTAAATATTCAAACGATCGTGCCGATGAATTTAAGATCAGAACAGATATAGTTGTTGATAAGCTTGGTAGAAAAATCATAAAGAAATATCCGCTTACCGAAGCTGCGGAAGAGCATATATTCGGAATGCAGGATGCTTACTATGCGCTTCGTGAGAGATACAGAGGCGGTGACCTTGAGGTTAATGACTGCCAGCTTGATGAAAAATCCAGATGTGCAATGTTTTCATATGTTAATGGTATACCGCTTACTGCGCTGTTTGATGCATGTCTTGAATCTGATGACATGGATTCCTTTAATGCATTGTTCAGAGAGTACATGAGGCGAGTGGGCTATAGGCCGGATTATCCTGTTACGGATTATGATCTTATTTTCTCAAATATACTTGTCAATGGACCTATATGGACTATCATTGATTATGAATGGACGTACGGTAAATGTATACCGCCGAAGAACATTGCCTTCAGGGCATTATACAGCTATATGCTTGAGGACAGGAGCCGTGACAAGCTGGATGTTAAGACATTATACGAACAGATAAATCTGACCGAGGAAGATATAAAGGCGCTCCTTAGCGAGGAAGCTGATTTTCAGAAATATGTTACAGGAAGAAGGAAATCATTTGTTGAACTATGGAAGATGATCGGTAAGACAGCAATTGTTCCGAAGGAACTTGCGGGATCCTCAGAAACAGCAAGAAGTGCGGAGGATATTCAGATTTATGTCGATGAGGGAGATGGCTATAGTGAAGATGATTCAATTTTCCCTGATGAGACTTACGATGATCATAATGTTGTTACGCTTGATATAGAGTGTAATGATAATGTTCAGAATATCCGAATTGATCCTGCTTTTTCATGTTGTATAGTCACAATTAAGCAGGTTATATGGAACGGTATTTCTGTGGAAGAAGGGGAAACCTATATTTCAATTCATCCGAACGGAACCTGGATTTCCGAAGACAGTATTGTGTTTGGAACAGATGATCCTAATATAGAATTTGGATTTATGAATGACAATATTGAGAAAATGCGTGAGAATCATCTGAAAATCACATTGATGACAACATTGATTCCCAAGGAGACAGCGATTACTCTTGAGGATTCACTGCGAGTTACTGTGGATGAAAATGTGGAGGAGAAGGGAGAGTTTCTGCAAAAAATCAAGAAACTTCTTCCAAAATAA
- the rfbA gene encoding glucose-1-phosphate thymidylyltransferase RfbA encodes MKGIILAGGSGTRLYPLTRAISKQIMPVYDKPMIYYPLSTLMLAGIRDVLIISTPRDLPIFEDLFGTGEQLGMNFSYAIQEQPRGLADAFIIGEKFIGNDGVALVLGDNIFYGQSFSKLLKEVAARDKGATIFGYYVRDPREYGVVEFDENGKAISIEEKPEHPKSNYAVPGLYFYDNDVIDIAKNVKPSARGEIEITSVNNEYLSRGELRVETMGRGFAWLDTGNHDSLLDAADFVCAFQKRQGLYVSCIEEIAYKRGFIDKEQLLKLAEPLMKTDYGKYLVEVANGL; translated from the coding sequence ATGAAAGGTATTATTTTAGCCGGAGGATCCGGAACAAGACTTTATCCACTTACAAGAGCAATATCAAAGCAGATCATGCCTGTTTATGATAAGCCTATGATCTATTATCCGCTTTCAACTCTTATGCTTGCAGGTATCAGAGATGTGCTTATTATTTCAACACCCAGAGACCTTCCGATTTTTGAGGATCTTTTCGGAACAGGTGAGCAGCTTGGAATGAATTTCTCATATGCTATACAGGAACAGCCAAGAGGCCTTGCTGATGCTTTTATCATCGGTGAGAAATTTATTGGTAACGATGGCGTTGCACTTGTTCTTGGCGATAATATCTTTTATGGTCAGAGCTTCAGTAAGCTTCTTAAGGAGGTTGCTGCCAGAGATAAAGGCGCTACAATCTTTGGATATTATGTTCGTGATCCCAGAGAATATGGCGTAGTTGAATTTGATGAAAACGGTAAGGCTATCTCAATAGAGGAAAAGCCTGAGCATCCAAAGAGCAATTATGCGGTTCCAGGCCTTTACTTCTATGACAATGATGTTATTGACATTGCTAAAAACGTAAAGCCTTCAGCAAGAGGTGAGATTGAAATCACAAGCGTTAACAACGAGTACTTAAGTCGCGGTGAGCTTCGTGTTGAGACTATGGGCCGAGGCTTTGCATGGCTTGATACAGGAAATCATGATTCTCTTCTTGATGCGGCTGATTTTGTATGCGCATTCCAGAAGAGACAGGGACTTTATGTTTCATGTATTGAAGAGATTGCTTATAAGAGAGGCTTTATTGATAAAGAGCAGTTATTGAAACTTGCTGAGCCTCTTATGAAGACTGATTACGGTAAATATCTTGTTGAGGTAGCAAATGGACTCTAA
- a CDS encoding ABC transporter ATP-binding protein gives MDKDMAIQVTDLTKMYKLYSKNSDRLKDALGLLKGNSYTEHLALNHVNLKVRKGETIGIIGTNGSGKSTILKIITGVLSPTSGTVEVDGHISALLELGAGFNMEYNGIDNIFLNGMMIGFSEEEIKARMDSILEFADIGDYVYQPVKTYSSGMFVRLAFAVAINIDPEILIVDEALSVGDVFFQAKCYHKFEEFKKQGKTILFVSHDLSTISRYCDRAVLLNQGVILGEGTPKKMIDIYKQVLVGQYPLPENDFKSLLEDDEIRKAAEEKANGKSKAAEKSDKTDAAADKKDNSEQNPELLEYGNNSAQIVEFYATDSKGLRTNSVIKGSEFTIHMRVRFLRDINAPIFAFTIKNIMGIEITGTNSMVEKAFLEPVKAGDEKVITFKQRMLLQGGDYLVSFGVTGFEQDNFVVYHRLYDALNITVVSDKNTVGYVDMESAVCVTDAEKE, from the coding sequence ATGGATAAAGATATGGCGATTCAGGTCACCGACCTGACGAAAATGTATAAACTGTATAGTAAGAATTCCGACAGATTAAAGGACGCACTGGGACTTCTTAAGGGAAATTCATATACTGAACACCTTGCCTTAAATCATGTTAATCTTAAGGTTAGAAAAGGTGAAACTATAGGCATAATCGGTACTAACGGTTCAGGTAAGTCTACAATACTTAAGATTATTACAGGTGTACTTTCTCCAACCTCCGGCACTGTGGAAGTGGATGGTCATATATCCGCGCTTTTGGAGCTCGGTGCTGGCTTTAATATGGAGTACAACGGTATTGATAACATTTTCTTAAACGGAATGATGATAGGTTTTTCCGAGGAAGAAATTAAAGCCAGGATGGATTCGATACTTGAGTTTGCTGATATCGGAGACTATGTATATCAGCCTGTGAAGACCTATTCAAGCGGTATGTTTGTAAGATTGGCTTTTGCAGTGGCAATCAATATCGACCCGGAGATTCTTATAGTTGATGAAGCGCTTTCTGTAGGAGATGTTTTCTTCCAGGCTAAGTGTTATCACAAATTTGAGGAATTCAAGAAGCAGGGGAAAACAATACTTTTTGTTTCCCATGACCTTTCCACGATAAGCAGATATTGTGACAGGGCTGTTCTGCTAAACCAGGGAGTTATTCTTGGTGAAGGTACTCCCAAGAAGATGATAGATATATATAAACAGGTGCTTGTAGGGCAGTATCCTCTTCCTGAAAACGATTTTAAGTCCCTGTTGGAGGATGATGAAATAAGAAAAGCTGCAGAGGAAAAGGCAAACGGCAAATCCAAAGCTGCAGAAAAAAGTGATAAAACTGACGCTGCTGCAGATAAGAAGGATAATTCCGAGCAGAACCCGGAACTTTTGGAGTACGGAAACAACTCTGCACAGATTGTTGAATTCTATGCAACTGATTCCAAAGGGCTAAGGACAAATTCGGTAATAAAAGGATCTGAGTTTACAATACACATGAGGGTCAGATTCCTAAGAGATATAAATGCACCTATTTTTGCTTTTACAATTAAGAATATAATGGGTATAGAAATAACAGGAACCAATTCTATGGTTGAAAAAGCTTTTCTGGAACCCGTTAAGGCAGGCGACGAGAAGGTAATAACCTTTAAGCAGAGGATGCTTTTACAAGGCGGAGACTATCTTGTATCTTTTGGCGTAACGGGATTTGAGCAGGATAATTTTGTTGTTTACCACAGACTCTATGATGCGCTTAATATTACTGTTGTGTCTGATAAAAATACGGTAGGCTACGTCGATATGGAATCGGCTGTATGCGTAACGGATGCTGAAAAGGAATAA
- a CDS encoding glycosyltransferase, producing MSKLSIVVPVYYNSDTLEMLYDDMKEKILGKLGDYEIVFVDDGSGDNSWEIMNKIAERDKNVVCTRLSRNFGEHSAILAGLSVCTGDCAVTKQADLQEDSTLILELYEKWKEGNKVVLAIRAERDEGAVKKFFAGMYYWLVRKTINKDMPQGGCDCYLLDRQAIEVIQRMDEKNSSLTLQVMWIGFKSAKVYFHRKDRTVGKSRWTFAKKYKLVVDSMMSFSYFPIRAISLIGGLVALASFIGIIGAIYEKLTVGTPIAGYASLMCVILFSTGLMMITLGILGEYLWRALDAARSRPPFIIDEVRKND from the coding sequence ATGAGTAAATTATCAATAGTTGTGCCGGTGTATTATAATTCAGACACACTGGAAATGCTTTACGATGACATGAAAGAAAAAATTCTGGGCAAACTTGGGGACTATGAAATAGTCTTTGTGGATGATGGCTCGGGTGATAATTCCTGGGAAATTATGAACAAGATTGCCGAGAGAGATAAAAATGTGGTATGCACAAGACTCTCAAGGAATTTCGGTGAACACTCTGCCATACTTGCAGGATTGTCGGTTTGCACCGGTGACTGTGCTGTTACAAAGCAGGCTGATCTTCAGGAGGATAGTACACTTATTCTGGAGCTCTACGAAAAATGGAAGGAAGGCAATAAGGTGGTTCTTGCTATCCGCGCAGAGAGGGATGAAGGTGCGGTTAAGAAGTTTTTTGCGGGGATGTATTATTGGCTTGTAAGAAAGACAATAAACAAGGATATGCCGCAGGGAGGCTGCGACTGCTATCTTTTGGACAGACAGGCTATTGAAGTTATTCAGCGCATGGACGAAAAGAACTCTTCTCTTACCCTGCAGGTAATGTGGATAGGCTTCAAGTCAGCAAAGGTATACTTCCACAGAAAGGACAGAACGGTTGGAAAATCCCGCTGGACCTTTGCCAAGAAGTATAAGCTTGTTGTTGATTCCATGATGAGCTTTTCGTATTTTCCCATCAGAGCTATAAGTCTAATAGGAGGACTTGTTGCACTCGCATCATTTATAGGAATAATAGGCGCTATCTATGAAAAACTGACGGTGGGTACGCCGATAGCAGGCTATGCTTCTCTTATGTGTGTGATCCTGTTTTCAACAGGGCTTATGATGATCACTTTGGGAATTCTGGGGGAATATTTGTGGCGTGCACTTGATGCGGCCAGATCAAGACCGCCGTTTATTATTGATGAAGTTCGTAAAAACGATTAA
- a CDS encoding glycosyltransferase family 2 protein, giving the protein MLKEAIKNILINNRKRGYQKKVNECKNAYNIWEHRQEKHPIYVAGGEASEVTGRLQLVTEVVSYTKVWRESEPNATAEKILIFVSPKGRLAGHAVENIRRYFEAHPEINVVYGDEDEIIGRGKYGHPYFKPDWSPDTYLNAFYIGSVFACRANTYEAAASEYDNALRMLGGTAGVKKNSPEAVGREASMLSADVLFCMLAIEERAFGKRSGMGFPIGHIGEILFHRNSDTDVFYGRGFHNSRHMLMKPATVSIIIPTKDHPEILFQCLKSIVNTTHEKNIKYEIVVVDNGSSAYNRVRYGSYISQVDKINGLTNISYLYRVEDFNFSHMCNRGAARSGGEYLLFLNDDIEATQDGWMREMLSQAQLRHVGVVGAKLLYPDSDLIQHCGITNVRLGPVHKLQKMHDQKSHYFGFNRGIHNLIGATGACLMLSRDKFKEVGGFPEELPVAFNDVDLCYSVFQKGYYNVCCNHISLYHHESLTRGLDTLDIKKMERLASEYEVLMKRHPGFYNKDPFYSAYLTDDETISAIIPCEDFTPVLDIPYHNIKVHDNGYTDAREDACLRLGVEYAGTMENWMYGIRDGEAVDGYFIKGYSFVIGSDNAFFERRLVLRQVERSDEGARPASSVVYSMPVYTWYRPDIRLRLQDQIDVDLTGYKVRIASGKLSPGYYQVGMAAIDQTGSLKLINWVPNLLKVK; this is encoded by the coding sequence ATGTTAAAAGAAGCCATAAAGAATATTCTTATTAACAACAGAAAACGGGGTTACCAGAAAAAAGTTAACGAATGTAAAAATGCTTATAATATCTGGGAACACAGGCAGGAGAAGCACCCTATATATGTTGCCGGTGGGGAGGCTTCTGAAGTCACGGGGAGACTTCAGCTTGTTACGGAGGTTGTATCCTATACAAAAGTATGGAGAGAATCAGAGCCTAATGCTACAGCTGAGAAGATCCTTATTTTCGTGAGCCCTAAAGGCAGGCTGGCCGGACACGCTGTTGAGAATATACGACGTTATTTCGAAGCACATCCTGAAATTAATGTCGTTTATGGTGATGAAGATGAGATTATCGGCAGGGGGAAATATGGCCATCCATATTTTAAACCTGACTGGTCTCCCGATACATATCTTAATGCATTTTATATAGGAAGTGTATTTGCCTGCAGAGCTAATACCTATGAGGCTGCAGCATCAGAATATGATAATGCACTTCGCATGCTCGGAGGGACAGCGGGCGTAAAGAAAAATTCTCCGGAGGCAGTTGGACGTGAGGCAAGCATGCTTTCTGCGGATGTTTTATTCTGTATGCTTGCCATAGAAGAAAGAGCTTTCGGGAAAAGATCCGGTATGGGATTTCCGATAGGACATATCGGAGAAATACTGTTTCACAGAAATTCCGATACGGATGTTTTTTACGGCAGAGGTTTTCATAATTCAAGGCATATGCTTATGAAGCCTGCCACTGTCAGTATAATAATACCGACCAAAGATCATCCCGAGATTCTTTTTCAGTGTCTTAAGTCAATTGTAAATACCACACATGAAAAGAATATAAAATATGAAATAGTGGTTGTTGATAATGGAAGCAGCGCTTATAACCGTGTAAGGTATGGTTCATATATAAGTCAGGTGGATAAGATAAATGGTTTAACGAATATATCTTATCTTTACAGAGTTGAAGATTTTAACTTCTCTCACATGTGTAACAGGGGTGCAGCCAGATCAGGTGGCGAATATCTTCTTTTCCTTAATGACGATATTGAAGCAACTCAGGACGGGTGGATGAGAGAGATGCTTTCTCAGGCCCAGCTTAGACACGTAGGTGTTGTTGGTGCAAAGCTTTTGTATCCTGACAGCGATCTTATCCAACATTGCGGAATCACCAATGTGAGACTTGGCCCTGTACACAAGTTACAGAAAATGCATGACCAGAAATCACATTATTTTGGTTTTAACAGAGGAATTCATAATCTGATTGGTGCAACCGGAGCTTGCCTTATGCTGAGCAGAGATAAATTTAAAGAGGTTGGAGGATTCCCAGAGGAGCTTCCCGTTGCTTTTAATGATGTTGATCTTTGTTACAGTGTTTTTCAAAAAGGATATTATAACGTTTGTTGCAATCATATAAGCCTGTATCATCATGAATCTCTGACAAGAGGACTTGATACATTGGATATTAAAAAGATGGAGCGTCTGGCATCAGAGTATGAAGTACTTATGAAAAGACATCCGGGCTTTTACAATAAGGATCCTTTCTATAGTGCATACCTTACGGATGACGAGACCATAAGCGCAATAATACCGTGTGAAGATTTTACTCCGGTACTTGATATTCCTTATCACAATATCAAGGTACATGATAATGGATATACCGATGCCAGGGAGGACGCATGTCTGAGGCTTGGTGTTGAGTATGCAGGAACCATGGAAAACTGGATGTATGGAATACGTGACGGTGAAGCTGTTGACGGATATTTCATAAAGGGATACAGTTTTGTAATTGGTTCAGACAATGCTTTTTTTGAAAGAAGACTGGTGCTCAGGCAGGTGGAACGATCGGATGAAGGCGCAAGACCGGCTTCTTCTGTTGTTTACAGCATGCCTGTTTACACATGGTACAGACCTGATATCAGATTAAGACTTCAGGATCAGATAGATGTGGATTTAACCGGTTACAAGGTGAGAATTGCATCAGGAAAGTTATCCCCGGGATACTATCAGGTTGGAATGGCTGCTATAGATCAGACAGGCAGTCTGAAACTGATAAACTGGGTACCAAATTTACTTAAGGTGAAATAA
- the rfbC gene encoding dTDP-4-dehydrorhamnose 3,5-epimerase: MGQLTVETCEIEGLKVITPQVFGDSRGYFMETYSKRDFEKIGIPMDFVQDNQSASKKGVLRGLHFQKNYPQDKLVRVVNGEVFDVAVDLRECSATFGKWFGVVLSAENKKQFFIPKGFAHGFLVLSDYAEFAYKCTDFYHPDDEGGLLFKDPEIGVEWPFEDESELTLSDKDTKWGTLSDYKKERGIN; encoded by the coding sequence ATGGGACAGTTAACAGTTGAAACATGTGAAATAGAAGGTCTTAAGGTTATTACACCTCAGGTATTCGGTGATAGCAGAGGATACTTTATGGAGACTTATTCAAAGCGAGACTTTGAGAAGATTGGTATTCCGATGGATTTTGTTCAAGATAACCAGTCTGCATCCAAGAAAGGCGTCCTGAGAGGACTTCATTTCCAGAAAAACTATCCGCAGGATAAGCTTGTCCGTGTAGTAAACGGTGAAGTGTTTGATGTGGCTGTTGACTTAAGAGAGTGTTCAGCTACTTTTGGAAAGTGGTTTGGAGTTGTTCTTTCTGCTGAGAACAAAAAGCAGTTCTTTATCCCTAAGGGATTTGCTCATGGATTCCTTGTTCTCTCTGATTATGCTGAATTTGCATATAAGTGCACAGATTTCTATCATCCGGATGATGAAGGCGGACTTCTCTTCAAGGATCCGGAAATTGGAGTAGAATGGCCTTTTGAGGATGAGTCAGAGCTCACTCTCTCAGATAAGGATACAAAATGGGGAACACTGTCTGATTATAAAAAGGAACGCGGTATTAACTAA
- a CDS encoding ABC transporter permease: MAKEKTDKLPFISELPKQVGIGIYYAIAVILMLIIVLHNNPLADHHTEMLKKICACILIVMSMILVTAWYDKLMVLPVELFNSRKLIWRLAVNDFKKRYAGSYMGVVWALVQPVVTVLMYWFVFDRIFHTRSQMVAGGIDVPYVLFLTTGLVPWFFFNEALMNGTTSLLEYNYLVKKVLFKISILPLIKIIAALFIHVFFAGVMLVVSCMYGYYPTIYTTQIFYYAICEFILVLSICYTTCAVVVFFRDLTQILAIVLQVGQWATPILWDINMLPDNLKWIIKLNPMTYIVNGYRSSVYGNEWFFEHFYSSTYFWIVVVALFCIGSLIFKRSKTHFADVL; this comes from the coding sequence ATGGCAAAAGAGAAGACAGATAAACTGCCATTTATAAGTGAGCTGCCAAAACAGGTGGGAATCGGGATATACTATGCGATTGCTGTCATACTGATGCTGATAATCGTTTTGCATAACAATCCACTTGCAGATCATCATACGGAAATGCTAAAGAAGATTTGCGCGTGTATTCTTATTGTTATGTCAATGATTCTTGTTACAGCTTGGTATGACAAGCTCATGGTCCTGCCTGTTGAGCTTTTTAATTCAAGAAAGCTTATATGGCGACTGGCGGTGAATGATTTTAAAAAAAGATATGCCGGCTCTTATATGGGCGTAGTGTGGGCACTGGTTCAACCGGTGGTCACTGTTTTGATGTATTGGTTTGTGTTTGACAGGATATTCCACACCAGATCGCAAATGGTTGCAGGAGGTATAGATGTTCCTTATGTGCTGTTTCTAACGACAGGACTGGTTCCCTGGTTTTTCTTTAATGAAGCACTGATGAATGGAACGACGTCTCTTCTTGAGTATAACTATCTGGTTAAAAAAGTGCTGTTTAAGATCAGCATTCTTCCGCTTATCAAAATTATTGCAGCACTGTTCATTCATGTTTTTTTTGCAGGTGTCATGCTTGTTGTGTCATGTATGTATGGCTATTATCCTACAATTTATACAACTCAGATTTTTTATTACGCTATTTGTGAGTTCATACTGGTACTTTCAATATGCTATACAACATGTGCGGTAGTAGTATTTTTCAGGGATCTGACACAGATACTTGCTATTGTTCTTCAAGTGGGACAGTGGGCTACACCGATATTGTGGGACATAAATATGCTTCCCGATAATCTGAAGTGGATAATAAAGCTTAATCCCATGACTTATATAGTTAATGGTTATAGAAGCTCGGTTTACGGAAATGAATGGTTCTTCGAGCATTTTTACTCAAGCACATATTTCTGGATCGTTGTTGTAGCTCTGTTTTGCATAGGGTCTCTTATATTTAAGCGTTCCAAGACACATTTTGCGGATGTGCTGTAA